From one Nocardioides scoriae genomic stretch:
- a CDS encoding FtsK/SpoIIIE family DNA translocase, with amino-acid sequence MATRTSSPPGSRSSSTAKKSGSKPASARTRSSGSTSTSGRTSGRAAAKAPARGRGAAKRPAPRAVRNGTGPVARLFLALARVLVTAWLGLAHAVGGGVRRVGHTASDLEPEHRRDGAGLFLLGLAVVVAAAVWWQLPGWLGDFTRAVVAGSVGLVAWFVPLLLVFVAWRNLRDPERNGPAGRQVIGWGTLLFGVLGIVHLANGSPAPELGDTRPLQQAGGAVGFVVSKLLMDLLQTAYVVVPLLVLLTLFGLLVVTATPVYQIPARFRELGERIMGTHPDDLVDEDDDTGRGRRGRALDDEIDPDMGDPAYDSPVLEEREVKRRSRRRDAEPAAPTRDPGIDLALTDDEEPARPAARAAAEPAAKEGLEPPPHTPLPARVEQLSLSGDVTYSLPDSEVLKPGSVHKARSAASDAVVNRLTQVLEEFDIDAQVTGYTRGPTVTRYIVELGPAVKVEKITGIAKNISYAVASADVRILSPIPGKSAVGIEIPNTDKEVVSVGDVLRSPVARNDHHPMVCGLGKDVEGGFVVANLAKMPHLLVAGATGSGKSSFINSMITSLLMRATPDEVRMIMVDPKRVELNAYEGIPHLITPIITNPKKAAEALQWVVREMDLRYDDLAHFGFRHVDDFNKAVRAGKVQVPPGSERVLTPYPYLCVIVDELADLMMVAPRDVEDAIVRITQLARAAGIHLVLATQRPSVDVVTGLIKANVPSRLAFATSSLADSRVILDQPGAEKLVGQGDGLFLPMGASKPVRVQGSWVTEAEIALVVAACKTQLEPNYREDVTAPAASKRELDDDIGDDMELVVQAIELVVSTQFGSTSMLQRKLRVGFAKAGRLMDILESRGVVGPSEGSKARDVLIKPDDLDEVVATIQGEQ; translated from the coding sequence ATGGCGACCCGTACGTCTTCCCCCCCGGGGTCGCGCAGCTCCAGCACTGCCAAGAAGTCCGGCAGCAAGCCCGCGAGTGCGCGCACCCGGTCGTCGGGAAGCACCTCCACCTCCGGACGCACCTCCGGCCGTGCCGCGGCCAAGGCGCCCGCGCGCGGCAGGGGGGCAGCCAAGCGGCCCGCACCCCGGGCCGTGCGCAACGGCACCGGTCCGGTCGCCCGCCTCTTCCTGGCCCTGGCCCGCGTGCTGGTCACCGCCTGGCTGGGCCTGGCCCACGCCGTAGGCGGTGGGGTGCGCCGCGTCGGCCACACCGCCTCCGACCTCGAGCCCGAGCACCGTCGCGACGGGGCCGGGCTGTTCCTGCTGGGCCTGGCCGTCGTGGTCGCCGCCGCCGTGTGGTGGCAGCTCCCGGGCTGGCTCGGCGACTTCACGCGCGCGGTCGTCGCGGGCTCGGTCGGGCTGGTGGCGTGGTTCGTGCCGCTGCTGCTCGTCTTCGTGGCCTGGCGCAACCTGCGCGACCCCGAGCGCAACGGCCCGGCCGGACGCCAGGTCATCGGCTGGGGCACCCTGCTGTTCGGCGTGCTCGGCATCGTCCACCTGGCCAACGGCTCGCCCGCCCCCGAGCTGGGCGACACCCGCCCCCTCCAGCAGGCCGGCGGGGCCGTCGGCTTCGTGGTCTCCAAGCTGCTCATGGACCTGCTGCAGACGGCGTACGTCGTGGTGCCGCTGCTGGTGCTGCTCACGCTGTTCGGCCTGCTGGTCGTGACGGCCACGCCCGTCTACCAGATCCCCGCCCGGTTCCGGGAGCTCGGCGAGCGGATCATGGGCACCCACCCCGACGACCTGGTCGACGAGGACGACGACACCGGCCGGGGCCGCCGCGGCCGCGCGCTCGACGACGAGATCGACCCCGACATGGGCGACCCGGCGTACGACTCCCCGGTGCTGGAGGAGCGCGAGGTCAAGCGCCGCTCGCGCCGCCGCGACGCCGAGCCGGCCGCCCCCACCCGCGACCCCGGCATCGACCTGGCGCTGACCGACGACGAGGAGCCGGCGCGTCCCGCCGCGCGCGCAGCGGCCGAGCCGGCCGCCAAGGAGGGCCTCGAGCCCCCGCCGCACACCCCGCTGCCGGCCCGCGTGGAGCAGCTCTCGCTCTCGGGCGACGTCACCTACTCGCTGCCCGACAGCGAGGTCCTCAAGCCCGGTTCGGTCCACAAGGCCCGCTCGGCCGCCTCGGACGCCGTGGTCAACCGGCTCACCCAGGTGCTCGAGGAGTTCGACATCGACGCGCAGGTCACGGGCTACACCCGCGGCCCGACGGTCACCCGCTACATCGTCGAGCTCGGCCCGGCCGTCAAGGTCGAGAAGATCACCGGCATCGCGAAGAACATCTCCTACGCCGTGGCCTCGGCCGACGTGCGGATCCTCTCGCCCATCCCCGGCAAGTCCGCGGTCGGCATCGAGATCCCCAACACCGACAAGGAGGTGGTGTCGGTCGGCGACGTGCTGCGCAGCCCCGTCGCGCGCAACGACCACCACCCGATGGTGTGCGGCCTGGGCAAGGACGTCGAGGGCGGCTTCGTGGTCGCCAACCTGGCCAAGATGCCGCACCTGCTCGTCGCCGGTGCCACCGGCTCGGGCAAGTCGTCCTTCATCAACTCGATGATCACCTCGCTGCTGATGCGGGCCACGCCCGACGAGGTGCGGATGATCATGGTCGACCCCAAGCGGGTCGAGCTGAACGCCTACGAGGGCATCCCGCACCTGATCACCCCGATCATCACCAACCCCAAGAAGGCCGCCGAGGCGCTGCAGTGGGTGGTCCGCGAGATGGACCTGCGCTACGACGACCTGGCCCACTTCGGGTTCCGCCACGTCGACGACTTCAACAAGGCGGTGCGGGCCGGCAAGGTGCAGGTGCCGCCCGGCAGCGAGCGCGTGCTCACGCCGTACCCCTACCTGTGCGTGATCGTCGACGAGCTCGCCGACCTGATGATGGTCGCGCCGCGCGACGTCGAGGACGCGATCGTCCGCATCACCCAGCTCGCGCGTGCCGCCGGCATCCACCTGGTGCTGGCCACGCAGCGGCCCTCGGTCGACGTCGTGACCGGTCTGATCAAGGCCAACGTGCCCTCCCGCCTGGCCTTCGCCACCAGCTCGCTCGCCGACAGCCGGGTCATCCTCGACCAGCCGGGCGCGGAGAAGCTGGTCGGCCAGGGCGACGGCCTGTTCCTGCCGATGGGGGCCTCCAAGCCCGTGCGCGTGCAGGGCTCGTGGGTCACCGAGGCCGAGATCGCCCTGGTCGTGGCGGCCTGCAAGACCCAGCTCGAGCCCAACTACCGCGAGGACGTCACCGCCCCGGCGGCCTCCAAGCGCGAGCTCGACGACGACATCGGCGACGACATGGAGCTGGTGGTCCAGGCCATCGAGCTGGTGGTCTCCACCCAGTTCGGCTCGACCTCGATGCTCCAGCGCAAGCTGCGCGTCGGCTTCGCCAAGGCCGGGCGCCTCATGGACATCCTCGAGAGCCGCGGGGTGGTGGGCCCCAGCGAGGGGTCCAAGGCCCGCGACGTGCTCATCAAGCCCGACGACCTCGACGAGGTCGTCGCCACCATCCAGGGGGAGCAGTGA
- a CDS encoding helix-turn-helix domain-containing protein, producing MNAPITAEQTGVSVRHDARIAAVVALLSAVLTVAWFARALRTGEPTDWIWCLVPAVVGVVQLMVVRDARTPLMVADELGVRVRRGDTWHGVRWQDVERVEVRSSGRFLRDGQLVVHPVGADVDPRGAEAPLDGAADGEAVAATPPLPELAVPLGLATRLEFDGLTGDLVADLDALGQGQVPVLVLTRPVPARAPRSVAVEEQPQEPVEEPVEEAAAELPVELPVDQPADQPVEEPVAAVLVEPAAAAEPERTDEVAAYAPVEPTRSSRPAARAEVHRESVRRLPDPPAIPAQRAGAPVLVARVDDLPPAPALVAPEDAVIGPMIAAARHRARLSIDTLSERTRIRPHVLECIEVDDFAACGGDFYARGHIRTLARVFGLDAEQLVEVYDLRYAQAEIEARQVFEAELATGIGGGVRTSTSGPRWSLLAACVLALVAIWGVARIFNDTPQELVSPAPGVVDSAGLAGTEPSKAPASTLAALQVSAAGASPQVVVRDKAGRILWAGELADGQSQQVIGTAPFDVTASNGQAVKVSYLGKARGTVGASAAADNRQFG from the coding sequence GTGAACGCACCGATCACGGCCGAGCAGACCGGGGTCTCGGTCCGGCACGACGCCCGCATCGCCGCGGTCGTGGCGCTGCTGTCCGCCGTCCTGACCGTGGCGTGGTTCGCCCGCGCGCTGCGCACCGGTGAGCCCACCGACTGGATCTGGTGCCTGGTGCCCGCCGTGGTCGGCGTGGTGCAGCTGATGGTGGTCCGCGACGCCCGCACGCCCCTGATGGTGGCCGACGAGCTCGGGGTCCGCGTCCGGCGCGGCGACACCTGGCACGGCGTCCGCTGGCAGGACGTCGAGCGGGTCGAGGTCCGCTCGTCGGGCCGCTTCCTGCGCGACGGCCAGCTCGTGGTCCACCCCGTCGGCGCCGACGTCGACCCGCGCGGGGCCGAGGCCCCGCTCGACGGAGCCGCGGACGGCGAGGCGGTCGCCGCCACGCCGCCCCTGCCCGAGCTCGCGGTGCCGCTGGGCCTCGCGACGCGGCTGGAGTTCGACGGCCTCACCGGCGACCTGGTCGCCGACCTCGACGCCCTCGGCCAGGGCCAGGTGCCGGTGCTCGTGCTGACCCGCCCGGTCCCGGCGCGCGCGCCGCGGTCGGTCGCCGTCGAGGAGCAGCCGCAGGAGCCGGTCGAGGAGCCGGTGGAGGAGGCTGCCGCCGAGCTGCCCGTCGAGCTGCCCGTCGACCAGCCAGCCGACCAGCCCGTCGAGGAGCCCGTCGCGGCCGTGCTGGTCGAGCCGGCCGCGGCCGCCGAGCCCGAGCGGACCGACGAGGTCGCGGCGTACGCCCCGGTCGAGCCGACGCGCAGCTCGCGCCCGGCCGCCCGTGCCGAGGTGCACCGCGAGTCGGTGCGTCGCCTGCCCGACCCGCCCGCCATCCCCGCCCAGCGTGCCGGCGCGCCGGTCCTCGTGGCCCGGGTCGACGACCTGCCGCCCGCGCCCGCGCTGGTGGCCCCCGAGGACGCCGTCATCGGCCCGATGATCGCGGCCGCGCGCCACCGCGCCCGGCTCAGCATCGACACCCTCAGCGAGCGCACCCGGATCCGCCCCCACGTGCTGGAGTGCATCGAGGTCGACGACTTCGCCGCCTGCGGCGGCGACTTCTACGCCCGCGGCCACATCCGCACCCTCGCGCGCGTCTTCGGGCTCGACGCCGAGCAGCTCGTCGAGGTCTACGACCTGCGCTACGCCCAGGCCGAGATCGAGGCCCGCCAGGTCTTCGAGGCCGAGCTCGCCACCGGCATCGGCGGCGGCGTGCGGACCTCGACGTCCGGTCCGCGCTGGAGCCTGCTGGCCGCCTGCGTGCTGGCCCTGGTCGCGATCTGGGGCGTGGCCCGGATCTTCAACGACACCCCGCAGGAGCTGGTCAGCCCGGCCCCGGGCGTCGTCGACTCCGCCGGCCTCGCGGGCACCGAGCCCAGCAAGGCGCCGGCCAGCACCCTGGCGGCCCTCCAGGTGAGCGCCGCCGGCGCGTCGCCGCAGGTGGTCGTGCGCGACAAGGCCGGCCGCATCCTGTGGGCCGGCGAGCTGGCCGACGGCCAGAGCCAGCAGGTCATCGGCACCGCGCCCTTCGACGTGACGGCGAGCAACGGCCAGGCCGTCAAGGTCTCCTACCTCGGCAAGGCGCGCGGCACCGTCGGGGCCAGCGCGGCCGCCGACAACCGCCAGTTCGGCTGA
- the rimO gene encoding 30S ribosomal protein S12 methylthiotransferase RimO, with the protein MTTSHAAPPAPAPTTVAMVTLGCARNEVDSEELAGRLEAGGFLLVDDPEGADTVVVNTCGFVEAAKKDSVDTLLAAADLKDGGSTQAVVAVGCLAERYGADLATSLPEADAVLGFDDYPDIAAKLRGILAGEQHHPHTPSDRRKLLPISPVDRAAAPAYQPGHGERRRLDAGPMAPLKLASGCDRRCTFCAIPAFRGSFVSRRPSDVLAEARWLAEQGAKELFLVSENSTSYGKDLGDLRLLETILPELAAVDGVERVRVSYLQPAETRPGLLQAIAGTPGVAAYYDLSFQHASNPVLRRMRRFGDSESFLGLLEQGRALAPTAGARSNFIVGFPGETEHDLEVLCDFLSRARLDAIGVFGYSDEDGTEAEGFADKLDPEEIRERLEHVTALAEELTAQRAEERVGEDVLVLVESVEDHDGELVVEGRAAHQGPEVDGSTLLRGVDPAVAVGDMIPARVVETDGVDLVAVVGAAPAPEERR; encoded by the coding sequence ATGACTACTTCCCACGCCGCTCCGCCAGCCCCCGCCCCCACGACCGTCGCGATGGTCACGCTGGGATGCGCCCGCAACGAGGTCGACTCCGAGGAGCTGGCCGGCCGGCTCGAGGCCGGCGGCTTCCTGCTCGTCGACGACCCGGAGGGCGCCGACACCGTGGTGGTCAACACCTGCGGCTTCGTCGAGGCGGCCAAGAAGGACTCGGTCGACACCCTGCTCGCCGCGGCCGACCTCAAGGACGGCGGGTCCACCCAGGCAGTGGTCGCCGTCGGCTGCCTGGCCGAGCGCTACGGCGCCGACCTGGCCACCTCGCTGCCGGAGGCCGACGCGGTCCTGGGCTTCGACGACTACCCCGACATCGCGGCCAAGCTGAGGGGCATCCTGGCCGGCGAGCAGCACCACCCGCACACGCCGTCGGACCGACGCAAGCTGCTCCCGATCTCCCCGGTCGACCGCGCGGCCGCGCCGGCGTACCAGCCCGGGCACGGGGAGCGCCGCCGCCTCGACGCGGGGCCGATGGCCCCGCTCAAGCTGGCCTCGGGCTGCGACCGCCGCTGCACCTTCTGCGCGATCCCGGCCTTCCGCGGCTCGTTCGTCTCCCGGCGTCCCTCCGACGTGCTGGCCGAGGCCCGCTGGCTGGCGGAGCAGGGGGCCAAGGAGCTGTTCCTGGTCAGCGAGAACTCCACGTCGTACGGCAAGGACCTCGGCGACCTCCGGCTGCTCGAGACGATCCTGCCCGAGCTCGCAGCCGTCGACGGCGTCGAGCGGGTGCGTGTCTCCTACCTGCAGCCCGCCGAGACCCGGCCGGGCCTGCTGCAGGCGATCGCCGGGACGCCCGGCGTCGCGGCGTACTACGACCTGTCGTTCCAGCACGCCTCCAACCCCGTGCTGCGGCGGATGCGCCGGTTCGGCGACAGCGAGTCCTTCCTCGGCCTGCTCGAGCAGGGCCGCGCCCTGGCGCCGACCGCCGGGGCCCGCTCCAACTTCATCGTCGGCTTCCCGGGCGAGACCGAGCACGACCTCGAGGTCCTGTGCGACTTCCTGTCCCGGGCCCGCCTCGACGCGATCGGTGTCTTCGGCTACTCCGACGAGGACGGCACCGAGGCCGAGGGCTTCGCCGACAAGCTCGACCCCGAGGAGATCCGCGAGCGGCTCGAGCACGTCACCGCCCTGGCCGAGGAGCTCACCGCCCAGCGGGCCGAGGAGCGGGTGGGCGAGGACGTGCTGGTCCTCGTCGAGTCCGTCGAGGACCACGACGGCGAGCTGGTCGTCGAGGGCCGCGCCGCCCACCAGGGTCCCGAGGTCGACGGCAGCACGCTGCTGCGCGGCGTGGACCCGGCCGTGGCCGTGGGTGACATGATCCCTGCACGCGTCGTCGAGACCGACGGGGTCGACCTCGTGGCCGTGGTCGGTGCCGCACCAGCCCCGGAGGAGCGTCGTTGA
- the pgsA gene encoding CDP-diacylglycerol--glycerol-3-phosphate 3-phosphatidyltransferase, whose translation MSQPAAPDQPHRRTPSNWNVPNALTTLRIVMVPFFGWALLHDGGHDLLWRWIAFVLFALAMLTDKIDGDLARKHDLVTDFGKIADPIADKAMTGMAFIGLAIIADFMPAWLWWTITVLVLVREWGVTFARLSIAKEIVMPAKQSGKVKTTMQALALGGFVAPFGLLDGGLALVGDALWWISALALAVAVVLTMTSGYEFARDVVRHRAGRPTEVERQQQA comes from the coding sequence TTGAGCCAGCCCGCCGCCCCCGACCAGCCCCACCGTCGGACCCCGAGCAACTGGAACGTCCCGAACGCGCTGACCACCCTGCGCATCGTGATGGTGCCGTTCTTCGGCTGGGCGCTGCTCCACGACGGCGGCCACGACCTGCTGTGGCGCTGGATCGCGTTCGTGCTGTTCGCGCTGGCGATGCTGACCGACAAGATCGACGGCGACCTGGCCCGCAAGCACGACCTGGTCACCGACTTCGGCAAGATCGCCGACCCGATCGCCGACAAGGCGATGACCGGGATGGCCTTCATCGGCCTCGCGATCATCGCCGACTTCATGCCGGCGTGGCTGTGGTGGACCATCACCGTGCTGGTGCTCGTGCGCGAGTGGGGGGTCACCTTCGCGCGGCTCTCGATCGCCAAGGAGATCGTGATGCCGGCCAAGCAGAGCGGCAAGGTCAAGACGACCATGCAGGCGCTGGCCCTGGGTGGCTTCGTGGCCCCCTTCGGCCTGCTGGACGGCGGCCTCGCGCTCGTCGGTGACGCGCTGTGGTGGATCTCCGCCCTGGCCCTGGCCGTCGCGGTGGTGCTGACCATGACCTCGGGCTACGAGTTCGCCCGTGACGTCGTGCGGCACCGGGCGGGGCGGCCGACCGAGGTGGAGCGCCAGCAGCAGGCGTGA
- a CDS encoding CGNR zinc finger domain-containing protein, translated as MTFAHDTELALAAATALVNSDPAGGSGEDTLRTHDDLVRFLDEQGWFGSRLGDADELEAVRALRPGLRELWHLDEDALVERVNQILADAEALPQLVDHDGLGWHIHAVPQDAPLHLRMAVEAAMAFVDVVRSHELDRLKTCAADDCANVVVDLSRNRSRRFCEDGCGNRENVRAYRDRQRAD; from the coding sequence ATGACTTTTGCCCATGACACGGAGCTGGCGCTGGCCGCCGCCACCGCGCTGGTCAACAGCGACCCGGCGGGCGGGTCGGGCGAGGACACCCTGCGCACCCACGACGACCTGGTGCGCTTCCTCGACGAGCAGGGCTGGTTCGGCAGCCGCCTCGGCGACGCCGACGAGCTGGAGGCCGTCCGGGCGCTGCGGCCCGGCCTGCGCGAGCTGTGGCACCTGGACGAGGACGCCCTCGTCGAGCGGGTCAACCAGATCCTCGCCGACGCCGAGGCACTCCCCCAGCTCGTCGACCACGACGGCCTCGGCTGGCACATCCACGCCGTGCCGCAGGACGCGCCGCTGCACCTGCGCATGGCCGTCGAGGCCGCGATGGCCTTCGTCGACGTCGTCCGCTCCCACGAGCTCGACCGGCTCAAGACCTGCGCCGCCGACGACTGCGCCAACGTCGTCGTCGACCTCTCGCGCAACCGCTCGCGCCGCTTCTGCGAGGACGGCTGCGGCAACCGGGAGAACGTCCGGGCCTACCGAGACCGCCAGCGCGCGGACTGA
- a CDS encoding EamA family transporter — MPTSTASTPAAGATRGAGPGTPTGAPVAARSGRGLAFALVSAATFGTSGPFAKSLLETGWTPGSVVFLRIAGAALLLLVPTLRALDGRWDLLRRGWVQVVVYGVMAVALPQLAFFYAVQHLSVAVALLLEYLGLILVVGWTSLVRRRLPSLPTLLGVALALAGLALVLDLPALAGGGAVEISGVGVAWGLLAALGLASYFVMSGASSDDSLPPMALAGGGLVVGGVGFGVLGLVGLLPMTFRTADVTLAGASLPWWVPVVELAVLAAATAYVAGIVGARLLGAKLASFVGLSEVLFAVLFAWLLLAELPGLVQLLGGLLILAGVVVVRADETRGEAAGPPAEPLPVEEPRAAAGDARD, encoded by the coding sequence GTGCCGACCAGCACCGCGAGCACCCCCGCCGCCGGCGCCACCCGCGGCGCCGGCCCCGGCACCCCGACCGGTGCCCCGGTGGCAGCGCGCTCGGGGCGCGGCCTCGCCTTCGCGCTCGTCTCGGCCGCCACCTTCGGCACCTCGGGCCCGTTCGCCAAGTCGCTGCTCGAGACCGGGTGGACGCCGGGCTCGGTGGTGTTCCTGCGGATCGCCGGTGCGGCGCTGCTGCTGCTCGTGCCGACGCTGCGCGCCCTCGACGGACGCTGGGACCTGCTGCGGCGCGGCTGGGTCCAGGTCGTGGTGTACGGCGTGATGGCCGTCGCCCTGCCGCAGCTGGCGTTCTTCTACGCCGTGCAGCACCTCTCGGTCGCCGTGGCCCTGCTGCTGGAGTACCTCGGCCTGATCCTCGTCGTCGGCTGGACCAGCCTGGTGCGCCGTCGCCTGCCGTCGCTGCCGACCCTGCTGGGCGTGGCCCTGGCGCTGGCCGGCCTGGCGCTGGTGCTCGACCTCCCGGCGCTGGCCGGCGGCGGGGCGGTCGAGATCAGCGGTGTCGGCGTGGCCTGGGGGCTGCTCGCGGCGCTCGGCCTGGCGTCGTACTTCGTGATGTCGGGCGCCTCCAGCGACGACTCGCTGCCGCCGATGGCGCTGGCCGGGGGAGGCCTGGTGGTCGGCGGCGTCGGCTTCGGGGTGCTCGGGCTGGTCGGGCTGCTGCCGATGACCTTCCGCACGGCCGACGTCACCCTGGCCGGGGCCTCGCTGCCCTGGTGGGTGCCGGTGGTGGAGCTGGCCGTGCTGGCCGCCGCCACGGCGTACGTCGCGGGCATCGTCGGTGCCCGCCTCCTCGGGGCCAAGCTGGCCTCCTTCGTGGGCCTGTCCGAGGTGCTCTTCGCGGTGCTGTTCGCCTGGCTGCTGCTGGCCGAGCTGCCGGGCCTGGTGCAGCTGCTCGGTGGCCTGCTCATCCTGGCCGGCGTCGTGGTGGTGCGCGCCGACGAGACCCGCGGCGAGGCGGCCGGCCCGCCGGCCGAGCCGCTGCCGGTCGAGGAGCCGCGCGCCGCCGCCGGGGACGCGCGGGACTAG